The window AGATGGTCGGCCACACGCTCGACGCGCAGTACCGCGACCTCGACACCGCCATCACGGTCGAGAAGCCGGGCGGCACCGCGCACTTCTGGTCGATCGCCTAAGAGGCGCCGGCAGAGGCACCGCCGCCGCTGCTGCCGCGACCGCGACCGCCACCGCCGTCGGACCCGGCTTCGACTTCGGCCCAGAAGTCCCCGACGACCCGCGCCAGGGCGGCGGGCTGCTCGAGCGGCACGAGGGTGCGCGCGCCCGCGATCGTGACCGACCGCGCGATCGGCCCGGCGGCGGCGGCCGAGCGCTCGGCGTCGGCCGGGCTCCAGTCGCCGCGGTCGTCGGAGGCCACGAACAGGCTGGGCACCGTGAGCCGCGGCAGCAGCGCCGACACGTCGACCCGGTTCAGGATGAACGATCGCAGCGCGAGGCCCATGCTCCGTCGCTCGGGCCGCCCGAGGCTCTCCAGCACGGTGCTCCGGATGCCCGGGTCGGCCGCCGAGGCGTCGGTGAGCATCGCGTCGAGCACGGCCGCGCGCACCGGACCCACCGGCCCGATCAGCCGCAGCACCGGCGCGAGCAGGTTGATGCGCTGCCGCAGCTCGACCGAGATGGGCTCGACCGGGGCGCTGACCGCGACGAACGAGCGCAGGAGGCCGGGATCGGCCGCCAGTTCGTAGCCGACGTGGCCGCCGAAGGCGTTGCCGAGCCAGTCGACGGGCCGCCCGTCCGGGTTCAGCACGGCGAGGGCGTCGCGTGCGGCGTCGGCGGCGCCACGGATGTCGGTGGCGCGCGTCAGCGCGTCGCTTCGGCCGAGGCCGGGCGGGTCGATCAGGGCGAACGCGCGGGTGGGGTGGGCGCGCTGCAGGAGCGGGAGCATCCGGAACCAGGTGCTGCTGTCGACGAACATCGACGACCAGAGCACGGTCAGGGGGCCGGCGGCGGGGCCGGTGGTGCGCACGTGCAGGCGGCCCAGGCGGGTCGGAACCAGTTGCGCGCGAAGACAGTCATTCGGAGTGAGTGAGGTTGACATGAAAAGTGATGTTAGCCTAAGTCACATGAAAGCGCGAGACTCCGGCGGCAAGCCCCGCGAGTACCGCATGTCGGTGCGGGCCGAGTCGGCCGAGGCGACCGGCGAGCGCATCGTGGATGCGATGCTGACGCGCTTCGCCGACACTCCGTACGAGCGCATCCGCCTCGACGACGTGGCCGCCGACGCGGGCGTGGCGGTGCAGACCGTGATCCGGCGCTTCGGCGGGAAGCCGGGGCTGATGACGACGGTGGTGGAGCGCGAGCTGGGCCGCATCGCCGCCGCCCGCGAAGCCGCGGCGCAGGCGTCGGTCGCGGCCACGGTGGAGGCGCTGGTCGAGCACTACGAGGTGTACGGCGCGCTCATCCTGAAGACCTACTCGGAGGCGCCGCTCGTTCCCGGGCTCGTCGACCTCGCCGCCCGGGGCCGGGCGTACCACGTGGACTGGTGCCGCCGCACCTTCGAGCAGCACCTCGACCCGTCGCTGGACGGCGCGACGCAGCGCCTGCGCCTGGCGCAGATCGTCGCCGTCTGCGACGCGACGACGTGGCGCATCCTGCGCGCCGACGGCGGGCTCACCGCCGCCGAGACGACGACGGCGCTCCGCGCCTTCCTCGCGCCGCTCCTGCCGTAGTTCGAGAGCGGGGCCGGGCGCTACGCGCCGAGGGCGGCGTCGACGATCAGCTTCGCCTCGGCCTGCACGCGGCGGAGGTGCTCCTCGCCCACGAAGCTCTCGGCGT of the Herbiconiux flava genome contains:
- a CDS encoding TetR/AcrR family transcriptional regulator encodes the protein MKARDSGGKPREYRMSVRAESAEATGERIVDAMLTRFADTPYERIRLDDVAADAGVAVQTVIRRFGGKPGLMTTVVERELGRIAAAREAAAQASVAATVEALVEHYEVYGALILKTYSEAPLVPGLVDLAARGRAYHVDWCRRTFEQHLDPSLDGATQRLRLAQIVAVCDATTWRILRADGGLTAAETTTALRAFLAPLLP
- a CDS encoding alpha/beta fold hydrolase, coding for MSTSLTPNDCLRAQLVPTRLGRLHVRTTGPAAGPLTVLWSSMFVDSSTWFRMLPLLQRAHPTRAFALIDPPGLGRSDALTRATDIRGAADAARDALAVLNPDGRPVDWLGNAFGGHVGYELAADPGLLRSFVAVSAPVEPISVELRQRINLLAPVLRLIGPVGPVRAAVLDAMLTDASAADPGIRSTVLESLGRPERRSMGLALRSFILNRVDVSALLPRLTVPSLFVASDDRGDWSPADAERSAAAAGPIARSVTIAGARTLVPLEQPAALARVVGDFWAEVEAGSDGGGGRGRGSSGGGASAGAS